The following are encoded in a window of Roseimaritima ulvae genomic DNA:
- a CDS encoding PP2C family protein-serine/threonine phosphatase — protein MEPIRVLLVEDSETDAIVITAHLRSSGLFKISHVPSLYAACESLQHNHTDVVILDLNLPDSAGLATYESLHLRFPAAPVVILSGQEDQQLAVAAVAKGAQDYVPKESADKPLLVRSLRYAIERQARLLAERRNLLIESDLEVARRIQQRMLPVEPPQIPGYDIAAVCRPTAACGGDFFDFIQRADGTWDVLVADVSSHGFGPALIMVGTRRILRTCSAFHDDLGKILTIASEAVAEDTFGEHFVTVFYARVQPRERVFTYSAAGHPVWVVTARGDVISLDCDGFPLGLVPETQYCNIDSRQLHPGDILFMPTDGSYEAINSAGEIFGQQQVLDLVVQSREQPAAVIRDRLLAAVTTFCEPEVPQDDVTLVLIKVCE, from the coding sequence GTGGAGCCGATCAGAGTGCTGTTGGTGGAGGACAGCGAAACCGACGCCATCGTGATCACCGCGCATCTGCGTAGCAGTGGATTGTTCAAAATTTCCCACGTGCCCAGTTTGTACGCGGCCTGTGAATCCCTACAGCACAATCACACGGATGTCGTCATTCTGGATCTGAATCTGCCGGATTCGGCCGGGCTGGCAACCTATGAGTCTTTGCACCTGCGGTTTCCTGCTGCTCCGGTCGTCATTCTCAGCGGGCAAGAAGACCAGCAGTTGGCCGTCGCTGCGGTCGCCAAGGGGGCGCAGGATTATGTGCCCAAAGAGTCCGCTGATAAACCGCTGTTGGTGCGCTCGCTGCGGTACGCGATCGAACGTCAAGCGAGGCTGCTGGCCGAACGCCGAAATCTGTTGATCGAAAGCGACCTGGAAGTTGCTCGGCGAATTCAACAACGGATGCTGCCTGTCGAACCGCCTCAGATCCCAGGCTATGACATCGCGGCGGTGTGTCGCCCGACGGCGGCCTGTGGCGGCGATTTCTTTGACTTCATCCAACGCGCCGATGGTACCTGGGACGTGTTGGTTGCCGATGTCAGCAGTCACGGGTTCGGACCTGCCCTGATCATGGTGGGCACGCGGCGAATTCTCCGCACCTGCTCGGCTTTTCACGATGACCTCGGCAAGATCTTAACCATCGCGAGCGAGGCGGTGGCGGAAGACACTTTTGGCGAACACTTTGTCACTGTGTTCTACGCACGTGTGCAGCCTCGAGAACGGGTGTTCACCTATTCCGCCGCCGGGCATCCGGTGTGGGTGGTGACCGCCCGTGGAGACGTCATCTCGCTCGACTGCGACGGCTTTCCACTGGGCTTGGTTCCCGAAACTCAATACTGCAATATCGATTCGCGGCAGTTGCATCCCGGTGACATCCTGTTCATGCCCACCGACGGAAGTTACGAGGCGATCAACTCGGCGGGCGAAATATTCGGCCAACAGCAAGTTCTCGATCTGGTGGTTCAATCACGCGAGCAGCCGGCAGCCGTTATTCGCGATCGCCTGCTGGCGGCCGTCACCACCTTCTGCGAACCAGAGGTGCCGCAGGATGATGTCACGTTGGTGCTGATCAAGGTCTGTGAGTAG
- a CDS encoding ParA family protein, whose protein sequence is MNKILCVANQKGGVGKTTTAVNLSAALALAGQRVLLIDMDPQCNATSALGCRPTDGHPLVRNQPIRDSIVETEIADLHLLPGSRTFHDVDQLAHTDGPEADRLRQHLDDGLHAYQYVLLDCPPSIGTLTQAALAASTEVLMPIQCEYFAMEGLTQLIQVIRRAIHQTDGRLTFGGILLTMYDPGLELTHEVDQEVREFFGDIVFDTVVPRDVSLSEAPSHGQSVFEYSPRSRGAFAYTQLCMEVLERE, encoded by the coding sequence GTGAACAAGATCCTTTGCGTAGCGAATCAGAAGGGCGGTGTCGGCAAGACCACGACGGCGGTCAATCTGTCCGCTGCGCTGGCTCTGGCCGGCCAGCGTGTGCTGCTGATCGATATGGATCCGCAGTGCAATGCCACTAGTGCCTTGGGCTGTCGGCCGACCGATGGGCATCCGTTGGTCCGCAATCAGCCGATCCGCGACAGCATCGTGGAGACCGAAATAGCGGATTTGCACCTGCTGCCGGGCAGCCGGACGTTCCACGATGTTGACCAATTGGCTCACACCGACGGCCCGGAAGCGGATCGCCTTCGGCAACACTTGGACGACGGCCTGCACGCTTATCAATACGTGCTATTGGATTGCCCGCCTAGCATCGGGACTTTGACGCAGGCCGCCCTGGCAGCCAGCACCGAAGTACTGATGCCCATCCAGTGCGAGTATTTCGCCATGGAGGGACTGACCCAGTTGATCCAGGTGATCCGTCGGGCGATCCATCAGACCGACGGCCGACTGACTTTTGGCGGCATCTTGCTGACCATGTACGATCCCGGCCTGGAATTGACCCACGAGGTGGATCAGGAAGTCCGTGAGTTCTTCGGGGACATTGTGTTTGACACCGTGGTCCCCCGCGACGTATCTCTCAGTGAAGCGCCCAGTCATGGGCAAAGCGTTTTCGAATACTCGCCCCGCAGCCGCGGTGCGTTCGCCTATACACAGTTATGCATGGAGGTACTTGAGCGTGAGTAA
- a CDS encoding ParB/RepB/Spo0J family partition protein: protein MSVSNPTGTKDRRLGKGLAALLGTPLDEEHGSSQDQPSRPAAAEKPRKPGPTPPAATKAPAAPTAKAPPESAPSDPAAGDRSVELSVYEIDNNPFQPRREFNESEIASLAESLKEHEQLQPVIVRKVGERYQLISGERRLRACIHAGLPTVRADIREADDRLVAELAIIENLQRKDLNAIEKAMSFRRYIDEHQCTQDEFAQRLKIDRSTIANLMRLLELPQAVIDQINSERITSSHARALLPLGDEAQQVALAKQIEEEKWSVRATEHHVAALLEEEDRQESGQASTAPAKKKRTVSAHIQSLQQDLKMQLGTKVEIRETAKGRGKITIHFSSPEEFERLQSLMGSQHAAAA, encoded by the coding sequence TTGAGCGTGAGTAATCCTACGGGAACCAAAGACCGTCGTTTGGGAAAAGGCCTGGCCGCGTTGTTGGGAACGCCGCTGGATGAGGAACACGGTTCCTCACAAGACCAGCCATCGCGTCCGGCCGCGGCCGAGAAGCCCCGCAAGCCAGGGCCCACCCCTCCGGCCGCCACCAAGGCTCCCGCGGCTCCCACAGCAAAAGCCCCGCCAGAGTCCGCTCCTAGCGATCCGGCCGCCGGCGACCGCAGCGTGGAGCTCAGCGTCTACGAGATCGACAACAATCCTTTCCAGCCACGTCGCGAGTTCAACGAATCCGAAATCGCGTCGCTCGCGGAAAGCCTCAAAGAGCACGAACAACTGCAGCCAGTGATCGTTCGCAAAGTCGGCGAACGGTACCAGCTGATCAGCGGCGAACGACGGCTGCGAGCTTGTATCCACGCCGGCCTGCCCACCGTCCGCGCCGATATTCGCGAAGCCGATGACCGTTTGGTCGCAGAGCTGGCGATTATTGAAAACCTGCAACGGAAAGATCTGAATGCCATCGAAAAGGCCATGTCCTTCCGCCGCTATATCGACGAACACCAGTGCACCCAGGACGAGTTTGCCCAGCGACTGAAAATCGATCGCAGCACGATCGCTAACCTGATGCGATTGCTGGAACTGCCGCAAGCAGTGATCGACCAGATCAACAGCGAACGCATCACCTCCAGCCATGCTCGTGCATTGCTGCCGCTCGGTGACGAGGCTCAGCAGGTGGCGCTTGCGAAACAGATCGAAGAAGAAAAGTGGAGCGTGCGAGCGACGGAACACCACGTTGCGGCACTGCTGGAAGAGGAGGATCGCCAAGAGTCCGGCCAGGCCAGTACGGCTCCGGCGAAAAAGAAGCGAACCGTCTCGGCTCATATCCAGTCCCTACAGCAAGACCTTAAAATGCAGCTGGGGACCAAAGTCGAAATCCGCGAAACCGCCAAGGGCCGAGGCAAAATCACCATCCATTTCTCCAGTCCCGAAGAGTTCGAGCGGCTGCAGAGTCTGATGGGCAGCCAGCACGCGGCGGCGGCTTAA
- a CDS encoding DUF1015 domain-containing protein, translating to MPEIQAFRGVRYNLGHVGSLSDVIAPPYDVIDPDLQSELYEKHPANVIRIILNRSEPGDGEDAKYERAARFFKQWQAEGVLETEGDPAIYVYHQQFEYAGQTFTRRGFMGGVRLQRFGEGNIYPHEETHPKAKVDRLKLTKACKANCSQIFGLYPDPDNAAQNLLDEAVAGTAGMEATDHLGVKHTLWPVTDLKVISEVSAILADKPMFVADGHHRYETACNYRDYLTETEGELPSNHPANFVMTMCVSMNDPGMIVLPTHRLIRGTDSFTSDQIIERLGDCFDCRIVGEGPEAAAQVWEEMEIANEQGLIGLYATGDKKWLLCEATDAAAAKMQQLAPERSDDWRGLGVSLLHRLVIDDLLGAAGHPKPTYVHLVDETVDGLKGEGTLSENESNDPFTLAAIVMPAELEHVEAISLHKERMPAKSTYFYPKLLSGLVFKPLS from the coding sequence ATGCCTGAAATTCAAGCTTTCCGAGGTGTTCGCTACAACCTAGGTCACGTGGGCTCGCTGTCGGACGTCATCGCACCGCCCTATGATGTGATCGATCCCGACCTGCAGTCGGAACTGTACGAAAAGCATCCCGCCAATGTGATCCGCATCATTCTGAACCGCAGCGAACCGGGCGACGGGGAAGACGCCAAGTACGAGCGAGCGGCCCGCTTCTTCAAGCAATGGCAAGCGGAAGGTGTGCTGGAAACCGAAGGCGATCCGGCGATCTATGTATACCACCAACAATTTGAGTACGCCGGTCAAACCTTCACGCGGCGCGGATTTATGGGGGGCGTGCGGCTGCAGCGATTCGGCGAAGGAAATATCTATCCCCACGAAGAAACGCATCCCAAAGCCAAAGTCGATCGCCTGAAACTGACCAAGGCCTGCAAGGCCAACTGCAGCCAGATCTTTGGACTCTACCCTGATCCAGACAACGCCGCTCAGAACCTGCTGGACGAAGCCGTTGCGGGCACCGCCGGAATGGAAGCGACCGATCACCTGGGCGTCAAACACACGCTCTGGCCGGTTACGGATTTGAAGGTCATCAGCGAAGTGTCGGCGATCCTGGCCGACAAGCCGATGTTTGTTGCCGACGGGCACCACCGCTACGAAACCGCCTGCAACTACCGCGACTACCTGACCGAGACCGAAGGCGAATTGCCCTCCAATCATCCGGCCAACTTTGTGATGACGATGTGCGTCAGCATGAACGATCCCGGCATGATCGTCTTGCCCACGCACCGCTTGATCCGCGGCACCGACTCCTTCACCTCCGATCAAATCATCGAACGGCTGGGCGATTGCTTTGATTGCCGGATTGTCGGCGAAGGCCCTGAAGCGGCCGCTCAGGTTTGGGAAGAAATGGAAATCGCCAACGAACAGGGGCTGATCGGTTTGTACGCCACCGGCGACAAGAAATGGTTGCTGTGCGAAGCTACCGATGCGGCCGCCGCCAAGATGCAGCAGCTGGCCCCCGAACGCAGCGACGACTGGCGCGGGCTGGGTGTGAGCTTGTTGCATCGCTTGGTGATCGACGACCTGCTGGGCGCCGCCGGTCACCCCAAACCGACCTACGTGCATCTAGTGGACGAAACCGTCGACGGCCTGAAGGGCGAAGGCACGTTGAGCGAGAACGAATCGAACGATCCTTTCACGCTGGCAGCCATCGTGATGCCCGCGGAACTGGAACACGTCGAAGCGATCAGCCTGCACAAAGAACGCATGCCCGCCAAGAGCACGTATTTCTACCCGAAACTGCTGAGCGGCCTGGTGTTCAAGCCGCTGAGCTAG
- a CDS encoding AMP-binding protein, whose translation MLIGSLLRHATERPRDPALWVEHRWWCWQELLQAVLANADRLTGYPSGARFVTTFANDARAVVGALSLMVDGHVEVPLGDQHSAEHVQSVRSRSNAAAQLSCQDVGLAVAGDPNVGIKRLQRSLQDRRPDDDALILWTSGTTARPRGVVLSCGALFANASGKLDAVPQTPRQRRLTVLPLWHSFARTCDLGTWLISGGALAVTLGWKGMLASAPAVQPQLVSVVPSLVKRMLAAGGAELDAQMRQWGLGQLQILACGGAALAAEDYRRLTALGLCVIHGYGLTEAGPTICSASPDTVRPGYVGRPIRDTQIRIDANGELWARGPGLMTRYLDDPAATAAVLQNGWLRTGDLALQDADGMVRILGRRDETIVCSNGLKLQPLEVEQMLQRSEAVQHAVLWQDDADQLVAIIEPAQYAKPAVDVVQELESLAAQLVSWKRPRRWAILSQPLAPEERTAKGTPKRRIVGPRYAPTATTFATGKASPG comes from the coding sequence ATGTTGATCGGATCCCTGCTGCGACATGCGACCGAGCGTCCTCGTGACCCGGCGCTGTGGGTTGAGCACCGCTGGTGGTGCTGGCAAGAATTATTGCAAGCGGTGCTGGCCAACGCAGACCGCTTGACCGGCTACCCCTCCGGGGCTCGGTTCGTAACAACCTTCGCCAATGATGCCCGAGCCGTGGTTGGCGCGCTGTCGTTGATGGTTGACGGGCATGTCGAAGTCCCGCTGGGAGATCAGCACTCTGCGGAACATGTTCAATCCGTCCGCAGTCGCAGTAACGCAGCCGCTCAACTCAGCTGCCAAGACGTCGGGCTGGCCGTCGCTGGCGATCCGAACGTCGGGATCAAGCGTTTGCAGCGGAGTTTGCAGGATCGCCGTCCTGACGACGATGCCTTGATTCTGTGGACCAGCGGAACCACGGCCCGGCCGCGAGGCGTGGTGCTGTCCTGCGGCGCACTGTTTGCCAACGCGTCGGGGAAGTTGGACGCCGTGCCCCAGACGCCCCGGCAGCGGCGGTTGACGGTGTTGCCGCTGTGGCATTCGTTTGCCAGGACCTGCGATCTGGGCACTTGGCTGATCAGCGGCGGTGCGCTGGCCGTCACTCTGGGCTGGAAGGGGATGTTGGCGTCGGCCCCGGCGGTGCAACCGCAATTGGTCTCGGTGGTGCCCAGTTTAGTAAAGCGGATGTTGGCCGCAGGCGGCGCGGAACTCGACGCGCAAATGCGCCAGTGGGGACTGGGCCAACTGCAAATTCTCGCCTGCGGCGGTGCGGCGTTGGCGGCGGAAGACTATCGGCGACTGACAGCGCTGGGGCTCTGCGTGATCCATGGCTACGGTTTGACCGAAGCCGGACCGACGATCTGTTCGGCTAGTCCCGACACGGTTCGCCCCGGCTATGTGGGGCGACCGATCCGCGACACGCAGATTCGCATCGACGCCAACGGGGAACTGTGGGCGCGGGGGCCGGGACTGATGACTCGCTATCTGGATGATCCAGCGGCCACCGCGGCGGTCCTCCAAAACGGTTGGCTAAGGACGGGCGACTTGGCTCTGCAGGATGCTGATGGCATGGTGCGAATTCTAGGGCGTCGCGACGAGACGATCGTGTGCAGCAACGGCTTGAAGCTACAGCCGCTGGAAGTCGAGCAGATGCTGCAGCGGTCGGAGGCCGTGCAACATGCCGTGCTTTGGCAAGACGACGCGGACCAGTTGGTGGCGATCATCGAACCCGCCCAGTATGCGAAGCCGGCCGTCGATGTCGTGCAGGAACTGGAGTCATTGGCCGCGCAACTAGTTTCGTGGAAGCGGCCGCGGCGTTGGGCGATTCTTTCGCAGCCGCTAGCGCCCGAAGAGCGGACGGCCAAGGGGACGCCGAAGCGGCGGATTGTGGGCCCGCGCTACGCGCCAACCGCTACCACCTTTGCAACCGGTAAAGCTTCCCCGGGGTGA
- the pckA gene encoding phosphoenolpyruvate carboxykinase (ATP), with translation MSLNPIDLSQYGLHVDDVIRNAMPARLYEYAVADHHAVIAASGALATRSGDKTGRSPKDKRIVDEPQTSDDIWWGDINIRLTDRSFAINRQRAIDYLNTRPRLFVFDGFAGWDPDHQLRVRVIAESAYHALFMHNMLIRPSAEQLADFGDPDMVILNAGSFPANPYTSQMTSKTSVDLSFEHREMVILGTQYAGEMKKGVFTVMNYLMPKQGVLSMHCSANEGDAGDVSLFFGLSGTGKTTLSTDPHRQLIGDDEHCWTDQGIFNIEGGCYAKVIHLSPENEPEIYQAIRFGAVLENVVYDDGTHVVNYDDASITENTRVAYPIDFIERAKQPCVGGHPQNIIFLTCDAFGVLPPVSCLTPQQAMYHYISGYTAKVAGTEMGVNEPTATFSACFGAAFLVWHPTKYAELLAERMQRHGSRAWLVNTGWSGGGAGVGQRMSLPHTRAIIDAIHDGSLAEAPTQTDPMFGFEVPQTCPNVPSELLWPKNAWGDDEGYETAARRLADLFRQNFEKYETGADDEIAAAGPRG, from the coding sequence ATGAGCCTGAACCCGATCGATTTGAGTCAGTACGGTTTGCACGTTGATGATGTAATTCGTAACGCCATGCCGGCCCGCTTGTATGAGTATGCCGTCGCCGACCACCATGCGGTGATTGCCGCCAGCGGGGCCCTGGCAACGCGGAGCGGGGACAAGACGGGTCGCAGCCCCAAAGACAAACGCATCGTCGATGAGCCTCAGACCAGTGACGATATCTGGTGGGGCGACATCAATATCCGCTTGACCGACCGCTCCTTCGCGATCAATCGCCAACGAGCCATCGATTACCTCAACACTCGCCCCCGCTTGTTCGTTTTCGACGGGTTTGCCGGCTGGGACCCGGACCATCAGTTGCGCGTCCGGGTGATCGCCGAAAGCGCCTACCATGCGCTATTTATGCACAACATGCTGATCCGCCCCTCCGCCGAGCAGTTGGCCGACTTCGGCGACCCGGACATGGTGATCCTGAACGCCGGCAGTTTCCCTGCCAATCCGTACACGTCACAAATGACCAGCAAAACCAGCGTGGACCTCAGTTTCGAGCATCGCGAAATGGTCATCCTGGGTACCCAATACGCCGGCGAAATGAAGAAGGGCGTGTTCACGGTGATGAACTACCTGATGCCCAAGCAAGGGGTGCTGAGCATGCACTGCAGTGCCAACGAAGGTGACGCGGGCGACGTTAGCTTGTTCTTTGGGTTGTCGGGAACGGGAAAGACCACGCTGTCGACCGATCCCCATCGCCAACTGATTGGCGACGACGAGCACTGCTGGACCGATCAGGGCATCTTTAATATCGAAGGCGGTTGCTATGCCAAAGTCATCCACCTGAGTCCAGAAAATGAACCGGAGATCTATCAAGCGATTCGCTTCGGTGCCGTGCTGGAAAACGTGGTCTACGACGACGGCACCCACGTGGTGAACTACGACGACGCCTCGATCACCGAAAACACCCGCGTCGCCTACCCCATCGACTTTATCGAGCGGGCCAAACAACCCTGTGTCGGCGGCCATCCCCAAAACATTATCTTCTTGACCTGCGATGCGTTTGGCGTGCTGCCTCCGGTCAGTTGCCTGACGCCGCAACAAGCGATGTATCACTACATCAGCGGCTACACGGCCAAGGTGGCGGGAACGGAAATGGGGGTTAACGAACCCACCGCCACCTTCAGCGCGTGCTTTGGCGCTGCATTTTTAGTTTGGCATCCTACCAAGTATGCGGAACTGCTGGCCGAGCGGATGCAACGACACGGCTCGCGAGCTTGGCTGGTCAACACCGGATGGAGTGGTGGAGGAGCGGGTGTGGGACAGCGGATGAGCTTGCCTCACACGCGGGCCATCATCGACGCCATCCACGATGGCAGCTTGGCGGAAGCTCCAACCCAGACCGATCCGATGTTCGGTTTCGAAGTTCCCCAAACCTGTCCCAACGTGCCCTCGGAACTGCTGTGGCCGAAGAACGCCTGGGGGGACGACGAGGGCTACGAAACCGCGGCCCGCCGCCTGGCCGACCTGTTCCGACAGAACTTTGAAAAATACGAAACCGGTGCCGACGACGAAATCGCCGCCGCCGGACCGCGGGGGTAG
- the fba gene encoding class II fructose-bisphosphate aldolase (catalyzes the reversible aldol condensation of dihydroxyacetonephosphate and glyceraldehyde 3-phosphate in the Calvin cycle, glycolysis, and/or gluconeogenesis): MALVPLRVVLDHAAENDYGVAAFNVNNMEQIQAIMEAAEATDSPVIIQASRGARAYSQDAYLRHLMLAAVELYPHIPTVMHQDHGNSPDTCLSAIENGFTSVMMDGSLEADGKTPASYEYNVKVTAEVVKMAHARGVSVEGELGCLGSLESGEGEQEDGHGAVGQLTHDQLLTDPDEAERFVAETGCDALAVAIGTSHGAYKFTKKPTGEVLAMDRIEAIHAKLPNTHLVMHGSSSVPQDLQDIINQYGGSMKQTYGVPVEEIQRGIKSGVRKINVDTDCRMAITGAIRKVLSESPEKFDPRDYLKPARAAMKDVCIARMTAFGQAGNGSKLQKTLTATA, from the coding sequence ATGGCACTGGTGCCGCTTCGTGTCGTCCTGGATCACGCTGCCGAAAACGACTACGGCGTTGCTGCATTCAACGTCAACAACATGGAACAGATCCAAGCGATTATGGAGGCCGCCGAGGCCACCGACTCGCCGGTCATCATCCAAGCTTCCCGTGGCGCGCGAGCTTACTCGCAAGACGCCTACCTGCGTCACTTGATGTTGGCCGCTGTGGAACTGTATCCCCACATCCCCACGGTCATGCATCAGGACCACGGCAACAGCCCGGACACCTGCTTGTCGGCGATCGAAAACGGCTTCACCAGTGTGATGATGGACGGATCGCTGGAAGCCGACGGCAAGACGCCGGCCAGCTATGAATACAACGTCAAAGTGACCGCGGAAGTCGTCAAAATGGCGCACGCTCGTGGCGTTTCGGTGGAAGGCGAACTGGGCTGCTTGGGATCGCTGGAAAGCGGCGAAGGCGAACAGGAAGACGGACACGGTGCCGTCGGACAACTGACCCACGATCAATTGCTGACCGATCCCGATGAAGCCGAACGCTTTGTCGCCGAAACCGGCTGTGACGCCTTGGCCGTTGCCATCGGTACCAGCCATGGCGCCTACAAGTTCACCAAGAAACCGACCGGCGAAGTCTTGGCCATGGATCGTATCGAAGCGATTCACGCCAAACTGCCCAACACCCACCTGGTGATGCACGGCAGCAGCAGCGTCCCCCAGGACCTGCAAGACATCATCAATCAGTACGGCGGTTCGATGAAGCAAACCTACGGCGTGCCGGTTGAAGAAATTCAACGCGGTATCAAGAGCGGTGTGCGGAAGATCAATGTCGATACCGACTGCCGCATGGCGATCACCGGTGCGATCCGGAAAGTGCTCAGCGAATCGCCCGAGAAGTTTGACCCGCGTGACTACCTCAAACCGGCTCGCGCCGCGATGAAGGACGTCTGCATCGCTCGCATGACCGCCTTCGGTCAAGCCGGCAACGGTTCCAAACTGCAAAAGACGCTGACCGCCACCGCGTAG
- the ahcY gene encoding adenosylhomocysteinase — protein MSQVETTRLPYKVKDIELAEYGRKEIKLAENEMPGLMALREKYGKDKPLKGARIAGCLHMTIQTAVLIETLVELGAEVTWSSCNIFSTQDQAAAAIAAAGIPVYAWKGMTEEEFEWCIEQTLTFPSGEPLNMILDDGGDLTAMVHDRFPELLSNIRGLSEETTAGIHRLEVLNRKGELKVPAINVNDSATKSKFDNLYGCRESLADGVKRATDLMLAGKVAVVCGYGDVGKGCAHSLQRYGCRVIVTEIDPINALQAAMEGFEVTTMENACLEGNLFVTTTGNKDIIMGEHLEKMPNDAIVCNIGHFDTEIDIAWLESQVAAGKVTKEEIKPADVGAVERYTFANGNSVIVLAKGRLVNLGCATGHPSFVMSTSFTNQVLAQIELWARADQYSVAVHMLPKRLDEEVARLHLDKLGVKLTRLTEEQADYIGVPVDGPYKPDHYRY, from the coding sequence GTGTCACAGGTCGAAACGACCCGTCTTCCGTACAAAGTCAAAGACATCGAGCTTGCCGAGTACGGGCGCAAGGAAATCAAACTGGCTGAAAATGAAATGCCTGGTTTGATGGCTCTGCGTGAGAAGTACGGCAAAGACAAACCGCTCAAGGGTGCCCGGATCGCCGGCTGCCTGCACATGACCATTCAAACGGCCGTGCTGATCGAAACGCTGGTTGAATTGGGGGCGGAAGTCACCTGGAGCAGCTGCAATATTTTCAGCACTCAGGACCAAGCCGCCGCAGCCATCGCCGCCGCCGGGATTCCCGTCTACGCCTGGAAGGGCATGACCGAAGAAGAATTCGAGTGGTGCATCGAGCAAACGTTGACGTTCCCTTCGGGCGAACCGTTGAACATGATCTTGGACGATGGCGGCGATTTGACCGCCATGGTGCATGACCGCTTCCCCGAATTACTGTCGAACATTCGCGGCCTGAGCGAAGAAACGACCGCCGGCATCCACCGCTTGGAAGTCCTGAACCGCAAAGGCGAGCTGAAAGTACCCGCCATCAACGTCAACGACTCGGCCACCAAGAGCAAGTTCGACAACTTGTACGGCTGCCGCGAATCGCTGGCCGACGGCGTCAAACGAGCCACCGACCTGATGCTGGCCGGGAAAGTCGCCGTGGTCTGCGGCTATGGCGATGTTGGCAAGGGCTGTGCTCACTCGCTGCAACGTTACGGCTGTCGCGTGATCGTGACCGAAATCGACCCCATCAACGCGCTGCAAGCAGCGATGGAAGGTTTTGAAGTCACGACCATGGAAAACGCTTGCCTGGAAGGCAACCTGTTTGTGACCACCACCGGTAACAAAGACATCATCATGGGCGAACATCTGGAAAAGATGCCCAATGATGCGATCGTCTGCAACATCGGTCACTTCGATACCGAAATCGATATCGCTTGGTTGGAATCGCAAGTCGCCGCCGGCAAGGTTACCAAAGAAGAAATCAAACCGGCCGACGTCGGCGCCGTCGAACGCTACACGTTCGCCAACGGCAACAGCGTGATCGTGCTGGCCAAGGGCCGCTTGGTCAACTTGGGCTGTGCCACCGGTCATCCCAGTTTTGTGATGAGCACCTCGTTCACCAACCAGGTCTTGGCTCAAATCGAACTGTGGGCGCGTGCCGACCAATACTCCGTCGCGGTGCACATGCTGCCCAAGCGGCTGGACGAAGAGGTGGCTCGCTTGCACCTGGATAAGCTGGGCGTCAAATTGACCCGCTTGACCGAAGAACAAGCCGACTACATCGGCGTTCCGGTCGATGGCCCCTACAAGCCGGATCACTACCGCTACTAG
- a CDS encoding phosphoribosylanthranilate isomerase, with translation MTTAFGFRVKICGVRKLSDLQAAADAGADAVGLNFHPPSVRYLPEDKRRGELAEAARELGLRTVGVFVNEPIPSLRRVADELQLSAVQLHGDESLDDAQRLLDESLPVIRAIRLPTDPLAPSDIDHRVAPWQQAGCGILLDADAGGSFGGVGHRLDWSGIGRWAADAPFRWMLAGGLTPETLGIAIKQACPFGVDVASGVEQPRGIKNKALIEAFCRTAHSLPPTD, from the coding sequence ATGACGACAGCATTTGGCTTTCGCGTTAAGATTTGCGGCGTGCGCAAACTCTCCGACCTGCAGGCCGCCGCCGACGCCGGCGCCGATGCGGTGGGGCTGAACTTCCATCCACCCAGCGTGCGGTACCTGCCCGAAGATAAGCGGCGCGGCGAGCTGGCGGAGGCGGCCAGGGAGCTGGGTTTGCGGACCGTGGGCGTGTTCGTCAACGAGCCCATCCCGAGCCTTCGCCGCGTCGCCGACGAGTTGCAACTCTCTGCGGTCCAGCTGCACGGTGACGAATCGCTCGACGACGCTCAACGCCTGCTTGACGAATCCCTGCCGGTGATTCGCGCTATTCGTTTACCCACCGATCCGCTCGCGCCCTCGGACATCGATCACCGGGTCGCCCCCTGGCAGCAGGCGGGTTGCGGGATTCTGCTGGACGCCGATGCCGGAGGCAGCTTTGGGGGCGTCGGTCATCGGCTGGACTGGTCGGGGATCGGACGCTGGGCCGCGGACGCCCCGTTCCGGTGGATGCTGGCCGGCGGCCTAACCCCGGAGACACTGGGAATTGCTATCAAACAGGCGTGTCCGTTCGGGGTGGATGTGGCCTCGGGCGTCGAGCAGCCGCGAGGGATCAAGAATAAAGCATTAATCGAAGCGTTTTGCCGGACCGCCCATAGCTTGCCGCCGACCGATTAA